One Paenibacillus sp. FSL W8-0186 genomic window carries:
- the purN gene encoding phosphoribosylglycinamide formyltransferase has protein sequence MTGHTVGSQRPYRIAVFASGQGSNFQTLLDSSREGKLGAEIVLLVCNKPEAPVVERARRAGVECFLFEKKAYARREDYEAEIAQELERRSVDLIVLAGYMLLLTPVLVDAYQGRMINIHPSLLPSFPGKDAIGQAWEYGVKITGVTVHLVDGGMDTGPVIAQQAVEIAPEDTVESLEEKIHAAERDLYPQVVSWFAAGKVRIDGRRITVG, from the coding sequence ATGACGGGCCACACTGTAGGGAGCCAAAGGCCTTACCGGATCGCGGTCTTCGCTTCCGGTCAGGGCAGCAATTTCCAGACGCTGCTGGACTCCTCCCGCGAGGGTAAGCTCGGCGCGGAAATCGTGCTGCTTGTGTGCAACAAGCCGGAGGCTCCCGTTGTCGAAAGGGCACGCCGCGCCGGCGTGGAATGTTTCTTGTTCGAGAAGAAAGCCTATGCCCGCCGCGAGGATTATGAGGCGGAAATCGCGCAGGAGCTCGAGCGCAGAAGCGTAGACCTGATTGTGCTAGCTGGATATATGCTGCTGCTGACTCCGGTTCTGGTTGACGCTTATCAAGGGCGCATGATTAATATCCATCCGTCCTTGCTGCCGTCTTTTCCGGGGAAGGACGCGATCGGGCAGGCTTGGGAGTACGGCGTCAAAATTACCGGCGTGACGGTGCATCTGGTTGATGGCGGCATGGATACGGGGCCGGTTATTGCCCAGCAGGCTGTAGAAATCGCACCGGAGGATACTGTCGAATCCCTTGAGGAGAAGATTCACGCGGCTGAAAGGGACTTGTATCCGCAGGTGGTAAGCTGGTTTGCCGCGGGCAAAGTCCGGATCGATGGACGGCGCATCACGGTAGGTTGA
- the purH gene encoding bifunctional phosphoribosylaminoimidazolecarboxamide formyltransferase/IMP cyclohydrolase, with protein MSIKRALVSVSDKTGIVDFCRGLSQLGVEIISTGGTKNLLSKEGIPVIGISDVTGFPEVLDGRVKTLHPAVHSGLLAVRDSAEHQAQMKELGLDYIDLVVVNLYPFQETIAKPDVTYEDAIENIDIGGPTMLRSAAKNHAFVSVVVDSGDYSKVLDEIAAEGDTTLDTRKRLAAKVFRHTAAYDALISDYLSNVNGDPLPERLTVTYEKIQDLRYGENPHQKAAFYRKPLAAADTLTSAEQLHGKELSYNNINDANAALQIVKEFEEPAVVVVKHMNPCGVGIGESIYEAFRKAHEADPVSIFGGIVAANRIIDEATALLLKEIFLEIILAPGFTDEALAVLTQKKNIRLLKVNGLELGANRKSQLVVTSIDGGMIVQDSDVHSLQESDLKVVTDRAPSEEELKQLLFAWKVVKHVKSNAIVLAKDDMTIGVGAGQMNRVGSAKIAIEQAGDKVKGCVLSSDAFFPMGDTVEAAAKAGVTAIIQPGGSVKDEESIQMANKYGVAMVFTGIRHFKH; from the coding sequence GTGAGTATCAAAAGAGCGCTGGTTAGCGTTTCGGATAAAACGGGTATCGTGGATTTTTGCCGCGGGCTGTCGCAATTAGGAGTAGAAATCATTTCAACGGGGGGCACGAAAAACCTGCTGTCGAAGGAAGGAATTCCTGTCATCGGCATCTCCGATGTAACGGGCTTCCCAGAAGTGCTTGACGGCCGCGTGAAGACGCTGCATCCTGCTGTTCACAGCGGACTGCTGGCGGTACGGGACAGCGCCGAGCATCAAGCGCAGATGAAGGAGCTTGGCCTGGATTACATCGATCTGGTTGTCGTCAATCTGTATCCTTTCCAGGAGACGATTGCGAAGCCGGACGTCACTTACGAGGATGCGATTGAGAATATCGACATCGGCGGGCCGACCATGCTGCGTTCCGCTGCCAAAAACCATGCTTTCGTCTCCGTCGTCGTGGATTCCGGCGATTACAGCAAGGTGTTGGATGAGATTGCTGCCGAGGGAGACACAACCTTGGATACGCGCAAACGGCTTGCGGCCAAAGTATTCCGTCATACGGCGGCTTACGATGCCTTGATTTCCGATTATTTGTCGAATGTGAACGGGGATCCGCTTCCTGAACGCTTAACGGTTACTTACGAGAAAATTCAGGATCTGCGTTATGGCGAGAATCCGCATCAGAAGGCAGCGTTTTACCGCAAGCCGTTGGCTGCGGCGGATACGCTCACTTCGGCCGAGCAGCTGCATGGCAAAGAGCTATCCTATAATAACATCAATGACGCGAATGCGGCTCTGCAAATCGTGAAGGAATTCGAAGAGCCTGCGGTCGTGGTCGTTAAGCATATGAATCCTTGCGGGGTTGGCATTGGGGAGAGCATTTACGAGGCATTCCGCAAAGCGCATGAAGCTGACCCGGTATCGATCTTCGGCGGCATCGTCGCGGCAAACCGCATCATTGACGAAGCAACGGCACTGCTGCTGAAGGAGATTTTCCTGGAAATCATCCTCGCTCCCGGCTTTACGGATGAAGCCCTTGCCGTACTGACGCAGAAGAAAAACATTCGCCTGTTGAAGGTAAACGGCCTGGAGCTTGGAGCCAATCGCAAAAGCCAGCTTGTGGTCACTTCGATCGACGGCGGCATGATCGTTCAGGACAGCGACGTTCATTCCTTGCAGGAGTCCGATTTGAAGGTCGTTACCGACCGAGCTCCTTCCGAGGAAGAATTGAAGCAGCTTCTGTTCGCCTGGAAAGTAGTTAAGCATGTTAAATCTAATGCGATCGTACTGGCGAAGGACGATATGACGATCGGCGTAGGCGCTGGTCAAATGAACCGTGTCGGCTCGGCGAAAATCGCCATCGAGCAGGCCGGCGACAAAGTGAAGGGCTGCGTACTGTCTTCCGACGCGTTCTTCCCGATGGGCGATACGGTAGAAGCCGCGGCTAAAGCTGGTGTGACGGCGATCATCCAGCCGGGCGGCTCGGTCAAGGACGAGGAATCAATCCAAATGGCGAACAAGTATGGGGTCGCCATGGTCTTCACCGGCATCCGCCACTTCAAACACTAA